From a region of the Arachis ipaensis cultivar K30076 chromosome B09, Araip1.1, whole genome shotgun sequence genome:
- the LOC107619698 gene encoding putative leucine-rich repeat receptor-like protein kinase At2g19210 isoform X1, which translates to MNVKSNYGIKRNWQGDPCIPLSYMWDGVNCSYAGSSSPRIIYLNLSSSGLTGNIASAISNLKSIGYLDLSNNSLTGSVPYFLSQLHSLKVLNLEGNQLTGAVPMQLRANSNNGMLKTSASFGGNQGLCYSGSCSNSNKVVVPLVASLGGGFVILATAITSFFIFKRHRVTSEMGNLRAYSRIKMELESNKQQFSYVEVQKITKNF; encoded by the exons ATGAATGTGAAGTCAAATTATGGGATAAAAAGAAATTGGCAAGGAGATCCATGCATTCCACTAAGTTACATGTGGGATGGTGTTAATTGCAGCTATGCTGGTTCTTCTTCTCCAAGGATCATATACTT GAACTTATCTTCCAGTGGTTTAACTGGAAATATAGCATCAGCCATATCCAATTTGAAGTCAATAGGATATTT GGATTTATCAAACAACAGTTTGACAGGATCAGTGCCTTATTTCTTATCTCAACTTCATTCCTTGAAAGTTCT GAACCTGGAAGGGAATCAGCTAACAGGAGCAGTTCCAATGCAACTTAGAGCGAATTCAAATAATGGCATGCTCAAAACCAG tgCAAGTTTTGGAGGAAATCAAGGTCTTTGTTATTCAGGTTCATGCAGCAATAGTAATAAAGTTGTGGTTCCATTGGTGGCATCACTAGGTGGAGGTTTTGTTATTCTAGCAACAGCAATCACTTCTTTCTTCATATTCAAAAGACATAGAG TAACCTCTGAAATGGGGAATCTGAGAGCATATTCAAGAATAAAGATGGAGTTAGAGTCAAATAAACAGCAATTTAGCTATGTTGAAGTCcaaaaaattaccaaaaattTTTAA
- the LOC107619698 gene encoding putative leucine-rich repeat receptor-like protein kinase At2g19210 isoform X2 codes for MNVKSNYGIKRNWQGDPCIPLSYMWDGVNCSYAGSSSPRIIYLNLSSSGLTGNIASAISNLKSIGYLDLSNNSLTGSVPYFLSQLHSLKVLNLEGNQLTGAVPMQLRANSNNGMLKTSASFGGNQGLCYSGSCSNSNKVVVPLVASLGGGFVILATAITSFFIFKRHRASEMGNLRAYSRIKMELESNKQQFSYVEVQKITKNF; via the exons ATGAATGTGAAGTCAAATTATGGGATAAAAAGAAATTGGCAAGGAGATCCATGCATTCCACTAAGTTACATGTGGGATGGTGTTAATTGCAGCTATGCTGGTTCTTCTTCTCCAAGGATCATATACTT GAACTTATCTTCCAGTGGTTTAACTGGAAATATAGCATCAGCCATATCCAATTTGAAGTCAATAGGATATTT GGATTTATCAAACAACAGTTTGACAGGATCAGTGCCTTATTTCTTATCTCAACTTCATTCCTTGAAAGTTCT GAACCTGGAAGGGAATCAGCTAACAGGAGCAGTTCCAATGCAACTTAGAGCGAATTCAAATAATGGCATGCTCAAAACCAG tgCAAGTTTTGGAGGAAATCAAGGTCTTTGTTATTCAGGTTCATGCAGCAATAGTAATAAAGTTGTGGTTCCATTGGTGGCATCACTAGGTGGAGGTTTTGTTATTCTAGCAACAGCAATCACTTCTTTCTTCATATTCAAAAGACATAGAG CCTCTGAAATGGGGAATCTGAGAGCATATTCAAGAATAAAGATGGAGTTAGAGTCAAATAAACAGCAATTTAGCTATGTTGAAGTCcaaaaaattaccaaaaattTTTAA
- the LOC110266852 gene encoding uncharacterized protein LOC110266852 codes for MKKVGKEAIKEKRVRKDDKESTKWWWEYKKKVRERIGERRGEDRESRSKEKGLLSSPFCHRQAAVSPLRISKGCLAAVVLCRRTAVDWSSPLSCCTVSKPLRHRSSLLHHRRSSPWLYPLSPDIKSGHGFVVGDEGYRQDSDIQKVKLSREALTQLSKLVESRVSTGLDTILTLFYSFWNWGCYQVRLNTIYHKSSICISRGCGWQHLGPFINLRAFYLCGISLAATLAFWVKLRGKELWIGMTIFSKFKQHPPPLPVTYICQFAPGSIFF; via the exons ATGAAAAAGGTGgggaaagaagcaataaaagaGAAAAGGGTTAGAAAAGATGACAAAGAGAGTACGAAGTGGTGGTGGGAGTATAAAAAAAAGGTGAGGGAGAGAATAGGAGAAAGAAGAGGCGAAGATAGGGAGAGCAGGAGTAAAGAGAAG GGCTTGTTGTCGTCGCCGTTTTGCCACCGCCAGGCTGCTGTATCGCCACTGAGGATCTCGAAGGGATGTCTCGCCGCCGTTGTGCTCTGTCGCCGCACTGCCGTTGACTGGAGCTCGCCGCTGAGCTGCTGCACCGTCTCCAAGCCGTTGCGTCACCGCTCATCTCTTCTTCACCATCGCCGCTCATCACCATGGTTGTATCCTCTGTCACCAG ATATAAAATCAGGACATGGATTTGTTGTTGGAGATGAAGGGTACAGGCAGGACAGTGACATTCAGAAAGTTAAGCTTTCAAGGGAGGCATTGACACAGCTCTCCAAGTTAGTTGAGTCCAGAGTTAGTACAGG TCTCGATACGATCTTAACACTATTCTATTCCTTTTGGAATTGGGGCTGCTACCAGGTTAGATTAAATACTATCTACCATAAATCTTCTATTTGCATATCTAGAGGCTGTGGATGGCAGCACCTTGGGCCTTTCATAAATCTAAGAGCATTCTACCTATGTGGGATTTCACTTGCTGCAACATTGGCATTTTGGGTCAAATTAAGAGGTAAAGAACTTTGGATTGGTATGACCATCTTTTCTAAGTTTAAACAGCATCCTCCCCCTCTCCCTGTAACTTATATTTGTCAATTTGCACCAGGTTCCATTTTTTTCTGA